The following proteins are co-located in the Pseudomonas fluorescens genome:
- a CDS encoding OprD family porin has product MRVMKWSMIALAVSAGTSQYAMASAQDDAKGFVEDSTFSINTRLLYFSRDKRNNDTGQSRSEETGLGFNGLYQSGFTQGTVGFGVDAIGLLGVKLDSGKGRAGTGLFPTGSDGRSEDDYSKGGAAVKFRISNTVLKVGDQYTTAPVFASDDSRLLPELPQGFSLTSNEIKDLKLEAGHFTSIVAQDHTYKDSISSSEPNTGRGLRAANFVGGVYAWTPELTTSLYYSKVEDYWKKLYANVNWTHALTDNQSVAVDFNIYDTKSDGAGLQRAEKDNTTKLDNRAYSLQGAYTVDAHTFTLAYQKVSGDGDYGYGVDGGGSIFLANSVARSDFNAEGEKSWQARYDLNMAKFGIPGLSFMTRYVTGSGADNGTTTNAKEWERDIEAKYVIQSGPAKDLSLRVRQATYRSSDGVYYGSASIDELRLIAQYPLNIL; this is encoded by the coding sequence ATGCGCGTGATGAAGTGGAGCATGATCGCCCTGGCTGTTTCAGCAGGCACCTCGCAATACGCAATGGCGTCCGCACAAGACGACGCCAAGGGTTTTGTTGAAGACAGCACTTTCAGCATCAACACCCGGTTGCTGTATTTCAGCCGTGACAAGCGCAACAACGACACCGGCCAAAGCCGCAGCGAAGAAACCGGTCTGGGCTTCAACGGCCTGTACCAATCCGGCTTTACCCAAGGCACCGTTGGTTTCGGTGTTGATGCCATTGGCCTGCTGGGCGTCAAGCTCGACAGCGGCAAGGGCCGCGCCGGTACCGGTCTGTTCCCTACCGGTTCTGACGGTCGCTCGGAAGACGACTACTCCAAAGGCGGCGCTGCGGTTAAGTTCCGTATTTCCAACACTGTGCTGAAAGTCGGTGATCAATACACCACCGCACCGGTGTTCGCCTCCGATGACAGCCGTCTGCTTCCAGAGCTGCCGCAAGGCTTCTCGCTGACCAGCAACGAAATCAAAGACCTGAAACTTGAGGCCGGTCACTTCACCTCGATCGTTGCCCAGGATCACACCTACAAAGACAGTATCAGCAGCTCCGAACCCAACACCGGTCGCGGCCTGAGAGCGGCTAACTTCGTGGGCGGCGTTTACGCCTGGACCCCAGAGCTCACCACTAGCCTCTACTACTCGAAAGTCGAAGACTATTGGAAGAAACTCTACGCCAACGTGAACTGGACCCACGCGCTTACCGACAACCAGTCGGTCGCCGTAGACTTCAACATCTACGACACCAAAAGCGATGGCGCCGGTCTGCAACGTGCTGAAAAAGACAACACCACCAAGCTCGACAACCGTGCTTACAGCTTGCAAGGCGCGTACACCGTCGACGCTCACACCTTTACCCTGGCCTACCAGAAGGTTAGCGGTGATGGCGACTACGGCTACGGCGTAGACGGCGGCGGTTCGATCTTCCTGGCTAACTCCGTTGCACGTTCCGACTTCAACGCCGAGGGTGAAAAATCCTGGCAAGCTCGCTACGACCTGAACATGGCCAAATTCGGCATTCCAGGCCTGAGCTTCATGACCCGCTATGTGACTGGCAGCGGCGCCGACAACGGCACCACGACCAATGCCAAAGAATGGGAACGTGATATCGAAGCCAAATACGTGATCCAGAGCGGCCCAGCGAAAGACCTGAGCCTGCGCGTACGTCAAGCGACCTATCGTTCGTCTGACGGCGTGTACTACGGTTCGGCGTCTATCGACGAACTGCGTCTGATCGCGCAATACCCGCTGAACATCTTGTAA
- a CDS encoding mechanosensitive ion channel family protein, which produces MDLNAEVDHLVKASQTWIPMIMEYGSRVLLAVVTLAIGWWLINKLTHKMGRLLAMRNADLALQSFVTSIVNIVLKIMLVISVASMIGVETTSFVAAIAAAGFAIGMALQGSLTNFAGGVLILLFRPFRIGDWIEAQGTSGTVDSIQIFHTVLRTGDNKTVIVPNGILSNGIITNTNRQPTRKVVFDVGVDYEADLQKAREVLLELAKDPRVLADPAAVAVVSTLGDSSITVSLRCWTKTADYWDVMFMLNELARDRLKGAGIDIPFPQRVIRVMQEPVAK; this is translated from the coding sequence ATGGATTTAAACGCTGAAGTGGATCACCTGGTCAAGGCCTCGCAGACCTGGATCCCGATGATTATGGAATACGGCAGCCGGGTACTGCTGGCGGTGGTCACCCTGGCCATCGGCTGGTGGTTGATCAATAAACTGACCCATAAGATGGGTCGTCTGTTGGCCATGCGTAACGCAGACCTGGCGCTTCAGAGCTTTGTTACCAGCATTGTGAACATCGTGCTCAAGATCATGCTGGTAATCAGCGTGGCGTCGATGATCGGGGTGGAGACCACGTCGTTCGTTGCGGCGATCGCAGCGGCAGGCTTTGCCATCGGCATGGCACTGCAAGGCAGCCTGACCAACTTCGCCGGCGGCGTACTGATTCTGTTGTTCCGTCCGTTCCGCATCGGTGACTGGATTGAAGCCCAGGGCACTTCCGGTACCGTCGACAGCATCCAGATCTTCCATACCGTGTTGCGTACCGGTGACAACAAAACCGTGATCGTGCCAAACGGCATCCTCTCAAACGGCATCATCACCAACACCAACCGTCAGCCGACCCGTAAGGTGGTGTTCGACGTGGGTGTCGACTATGAAGCTGACCTGCAGAAAGCCCGTGAAGTGCTGCTGGAACTGGCGAAAGACCCACGTGTGCTGGCTGACCCGGCGGCTGTCGCCGTGGTGTCGACCCTGGGCGATAGCTCGATCACCGTGTCTTTGCGTTGCTGGACCAAGACGGCTGATTACTGGGACGTTATGTTCATGCTGAATGAACTGGCGCGTGACCGCCTGAAAGGCGCGGGAATTGATATTCCGTTCCCGCAGCGAGTGATTCGCGTGATGCAGGAACCGGTTGCGAAATAA
- a CDS encoding YajQ family cyclic di-GMP-binding protein, giving the protein MPSFDVVSELDKHEVTNAVENAVKELDRRYDLKGKGSFEFKEKELTVNLTAEADFQLEAMIEILKLSLVKRKIDAQCLEIKEAYASGKLMKQEAVLKEGIDKELAKKIVAHVKDAKLKVQAAIQGEQVRITGKKRDDLQEAIAALRAKTFDMPLQFNNFRD; this is encoded by the coding sequence ATGCCTTCGTTCGACGTGGTATCCGAACTGGACAAACACGAAGTCACCAACGCCGTCGAGAACGCCGTCAAGGAACTGGACCGTCGCTATGACTTGAAAGGCAAGGGCAGCTTCGAATTCAAGGAAAAGGAACTGACCGTCAACCTGACCGCTGAAGCCGATTTCCAGCTGGAAGCGATGATCGAGATCCTGAAGCTGTCTTTGGTCAAGCGCAAGATTGATGCGCAATGCCTTGAAATCAAAGAGGCCTACGCGTCCGGCAAGCTGATGAAGCAGGAAGCGGTCCTCAAGGAAGGTATCGACAAAGAGCTGGCGAAGAAGATCGTTGCCCATGTCAAGGATGCCAAGCTGAAAGTCCAGGCCGCCATCCAGGGTGAGCAGGTTCGCATCACTGGCAAGAAGCGTGATGATTTGCAGGAGGCAATTGCTGCCCTGCGCGCGAAGACCTTCGACATGCCGCTGCAGTTCAATAACTTCCGCGACTGA
- a CDS encoding putative 2-dehydropantoate 2-reductase, which yields MSTTWHILGAGSLGTLWATRLARAGVPVRLILRDTTRLASYQTAKGLTLVEQGIESTYPVSGETPDSPEPIHRLLVACKAYDAQSSIAQLQHRLVPDAELILLQNGLGSQDAVAAQLPQARCVFASSTEGAFRDGDWRVVFAGHGYTWLGDVGHPTAPLWLEDLHSAGIPHEWSTDILTRLWRKLALNCAINPLTVLYQCRNGGLQAHQCEVATLCAELAELLECCGQPAAAEDLHSEVQRVIQATAANYSSMYQDVANARRTEISYLLGYACLAAARHQLVLPHLQQVQARLVDYLQARGLASD from the coding sequence ATGTCGACCACCTGGCACATTCTCGGCGCCGGCAGCCTGGGCACACTCTGGGCCACGCGCCTGGCGCGCGCGGGCGTGCCGGTCAGGCTGATCCTGCGCGACACAACGCGCCTGGCCAGCTATCAGACGGCGAAAGGCCTGACCCTGGTGGAGCAAGGAATAGAAAGCACCTACCCAGTGAGCGGCGAAACACCTGACAGCCCCGAGCCGATTCATCGCCTACTGGTGGCGTGCAAAGCCTACGATGCCCAGAGCTCCATCGCACAGTTGCAACACCGATTGGTGCCAGACGCCGAACTGATCCTGCTGCAAAACGGCCTCGGCAGCCAGGACGCGGTGGCCGCGCAACTGCCCCAGGCGCGCTGCGTCTTTGCCTCCAGCACCGAGGGCGCATTTCGCGATGGCGACTGGCGCGTAGTGTTTGCCGGCCATGGCTACACCTGGCTGGGGGACGTTGGCCACCCGACTGCGCCGCTATGGCTGGAAGACCTGCACAGCGCCGGCATCCCCCACGAATGGAGCACTGACATCCTCACTCGGCTGTGGCGCAAGCTGGCCCTTAACTGCGCGATCAACCCGTTGACCGTGCTTTACCAGTGCCGCAACGGCGGCTTGCAAGCCCATCAGTGTGAAGTCGCAACCCTGTGCGCCGAGTTGGCCGAGTTGCTTGAGTGCTGCGGTCAACCGGCCGCCGCCGAGGATCTGCACAGCGAAGTGCAAAGGGTGATCCAGGCCACTGCCGCCAATTACTCCTCCATGTATCAGGACGTGGCCAACGCCCGGCGCACTGAAATCAGCTACCTGCTGGGCTATGCCTGCCTGGCCGCTGCCCGCCATCAATTGGTACTGCCGCATCTGCAACAGGTGCAGGCGCGCCTGGTCGACTACTTGCAAGCACGCGGATTGGCCAGCGACTGA
- a CDS encoding sensor histidine kinase produces MPLRQRLENLPVGQKLLAALLVLLTTVLLVANLTFISAAYWISQESMAPQALQAIGRLVSSPSLAAEALESPAKADALLNELTSYSPLRAAALYDGEGTRLAQMQHGNRLHLPDNYRQIEAWRLTEFRSNQVITLPRAGQPSGHLLLVASSELPVAFYTGTLTASLGILIFSVLLWLVIARQIKRLITRPIHELEELSRQVTREENYALRAGRGNHDEIGSLAEAFNTMLSRIEAREQQLKRARDDSQAAYDQAQGLAEETRHTNRKLELEVQVRSKIEKKLTGFQNYLNSIIDSMPSALIALDEQLYVTQWNQEATALSGTRLDEALNQPIFLAFQPLKPYLPQIKATVEQHTVERIERVTWIKDDEPKHYALTFYPLMGGAGRGVVIRIDDITQRLSLEEMMVQSEKMLSVGGLAAGMAHEINNPLGAILHNVQNIRRRLSPDLPKNLEYAEQAGIELDTVNQYLQSREVPQLLDGIQQAGARAAKIVTHMLSFSRRSNRQMAPCDLPALIDQAVEIAGNDFDLTIGFDFKGQAIIRQFDPQLGPVPGTANELEQVLLNLLKNAAQAIHLREDDREPGRIILRTRLNPPWAEIQVEDNGIGMSENVRKRTFEPFFTTKEIGQGTGLGLSVSYFIITNNHKGQMEVHSTLGQGTCFTLRLPLAGSQMPPNELTQLEQ; encoded by the coding sequence ATGCCACTGCGCCAGCGTCTTGAAAACCTACCGGTAGGGCAGAAACTGCTGGCCGCCCTGCTGGTGCTATTGACCACGGTATTGCTGGTGGCCAACCTGACGTTTATCAGTGCCGCCTATTGGATCTCCCAGGAAAGCATGGCGCCGCAGGCATTGCAGGCCATTGGTCGGCTGGTTTCCAGCCCGTCACTTGCCGCCGAAGCCCTTGAGTCGCCAGCCAAGGCCGACGCCCTGCTCAATGAGCTGACCAGCTATTCGCCGTTGCGCGCGGCGGCGCTGTACGACGGCGAGGGCACCCGCCTGGCGCAGATGCAACACGGCAATCGCCTGCATCTGCCAGACAACTACCGGCAGATCGAGGCGTGGCGCCTGACCGAATTTCGCAGCAACCAGGTCATCACCCTGCCCCGCGCCGGCCAGCCCTCCGGGCATTTACTGCTGGTGGCCAGCAGTGAGCTGCCGGTGGCCTTCTATACCGGCACGCTGACCGCCAGCTTGGGCATTCTGATTTTCAGTGTGCTGCTCTGGCTGGTCATCGCTCGGCAGATCAAACGCCTGATCACGCGCCCAATCCATGAACTGGAAGAACTCTCGCGCCAGGTGACCCGCGAGGAGAACTACGCCCTGCGCGCCGGACGCGGCAACCATGATGAAATCGGCAGCCTGGCCGAAGCGTTCAATACCATGTTGTCGCGTATCGAGGCTCGCGAGCAGCAGCTCAAACGCGCGCGCGATGACTCACAGGCTGCGTACGATCAGGCCCAAGGCCTGGCTGAGGAGACGCGTCACACCAACCGCAAGCTGGAACTCGAAGTGCAGGTTCGCAGCAAGATCGAGAAAAAACTCACCGGGTTCCAGAACTACCTCAACAGCATCATCGACTCGATGCCCTCGGCATTGATCGCGCTGGACGAACAGCTGTATGTCACCCAGTGGAACCAGGAAGCGACGGCCCTTTCCGGCACGCGCCTGGATGAAGCGTTGAATCAGCCGATCTTCCTCGCCTTCCAGCCGCTCAAGCCGTACCTGCCGCAAATCAAGGCGACGGTCGAGCAACACACGGTGGAACGCATTGAGCGCGTCACGTGGATCAAGGATGACGAGCCCAAGCATTACGCCCTGACCTTCTATCCATTGATGGGCGGCGCCGGGCGCGGCGTGGTCATTCGTATCGACGACATCACCCAGCGCTTGTCCCTGGAAGAAATGATGGTGCAGTCGGAAAAAATGCTCTCCGTCGGCGGCCTTGCCGCAGGCATGGCCCATGAGATCAACAACCCGCTGGGGGCTATCCTGCACAACGTGCAGAATATCCGCCGCCGCCTGTCTCCCGACCTGCCCAAAAACCTGGAGTACGCCGAACAGGCGGGCATCGAACTGGACACGGTCAACCAATACCTGCAAAGCCGCGAAGTACCGCAACTGCTCGACGGCATTCAGCAGGCAGGCGCCCGAGCGGCGAAAATCGTTACCCACATGCTCAGTTTCAGCCGCCGCAGTAATCGCCAGATGGCACCTTGCGATTTGCCGGCACTGATCGATCAGGCCGTGGAAATTGCCGGTAATGACTTCGACCTGACAATCGGCTTTGACTTCAAAGGCCAGGCGATCATTCGCCAGTTCGACCCGCAACTGGGCCCGGTTCCCGGCACTGCCAACGAACTCGAACAGGTGCTGCTCAACCTGCTCAAAAACGCCGCCCAGGCCATTCACCTGCGCGAAGACGACCGTGAGCCTGGGCGAATTATCCTGCGTACCCGCCTCAATCCGCCGTGGGCGGAGATCCAAGTGGAAGACAACGGCATCGGCATGAGCGAAAACGTGCGCAAACGCACGTTCGAGCCGTTTTTCACCACCAAGGAAATTGGCCAAGGCACCGGGCTTGGGCTGTCGGTGTCGTACTTCATCATTACCAACAACCATAAGGGGCAGATGGAGGTGCACTCCACCCTCGGCCAGGGCACCTGCTTCACACTGCGCCTGCCTTTGGCCGGCAGCCAAATGCCACCCAATGAACTGACTCAACTGGAGCAATGA
- a CDS encoding cob(I)yrinic acid a,c-diamide adenosyltransferase, with the protein MGFRLSKIYTRTGDNGETGLGDGRRVPKDHPRVEAIGEVDTLNSQLGLLLANLEEQSGKHPALMDVIEVLTPCQHRLFDLGGELAMPVYKALNAAEVDRLEAAIDRWNEEVGSLENFILPGGSALIAQAHVCRSVARSAERRCQHLNAVEPLEGLGLAYINRLSDLLFVAARVIAKRQGVAEILWQAAAKPH; encoded by the coding sequence ATGGGCTTTCGCCTGTCGAAGATCTACACCCGCACCGGCGACAACGGCGAGACGGGCCTCGGCGACGGCCGCCGCGTCCCCAAGGACCACCCTCGGGTGGAAGCGATTGGCGAGGTCGACACGCTGAACAGTCAGTTGGGTTTGCTGCTGGCCAACCTTGAAGAACAGAGCGGCAAGCATCCGGCACTGATGGATGTGATTGAAGTGCTCACACCCTGCCAGCATCGTTTGTTCGACCTCGGCGGTGAACTGGCAATGCCGGTGTACAAGGCGTTGAATGCGGCCGAAGTCGATCGGTTGGAAGCCGCGATTGATCGCTGGAACGAGGAAGTCGGGTCGTTGGAAAACTTCATCCTGCCCGGTGGCTCAGCGCTGATTGCCCAGGCCCACGTGTGCCGCAGCGTAGCGCGCAGTGCGGAACGGCGGTGTCAGCATTTGAATGCGGTTGAGCCGTTGGAAGGCCTGGGGTTGGCGTATATCAATCGGCTGTCGGATTTGTTGTTTGTGGCGGCCAGGGTGATTGCCAAGCGCCAGGGTGTTGCTGAAATTCTTTGGCAGGCGGCGGCTAAGCCACACTGA
- a CDS encoding Nudix family hydrolase: protein MKRVHVAAAVIRGVDGRILLARRADTQHQGGLWEFPGGKVEAEESVATALSRELKEELGIQVTTARPLIKVQHDYADKQVLLDVWEVSAFTGEPHGAEGQPLEWVAPRDLPNYEFPAANAPIVAAARLPAEYLITPGELETPTLLRGIQKAIAGGIKLIQLRAPNGYDPKYRDLAVDAVGLCAGKAQLMLKGPFEWLGDFPAAGWHMTSAQLHKYASKGRPLPKDRWLAASCHNAEELALAQMMDVDFVTLSPVQPTQTHPDAQPLGWELAAQLIRGFSKPVFLLGGVGPAEREQAWDAGAQGVAGIRAFWPEV from the coding sequence GTGAAACGAGTGCATGTAGCAGCAGCGGTGATCCGCGGTGTCGACGGCAGAATCCTGCTGGCGCGCCGCGCGGATACTCAGCACCAGGGCGGCCTGTGGGAGTTTCCCGGCGGCAAGGTGGAGGCTGAAGAATCGGTCGCCACCGCGCTGTCCCGCGAGTTGAAGGAAGAGCTGGGCATTCAGGTCACCACGGCGCGACCGTTGATCAAGGTGCAGCATGACTACGCCGACAAGCAGGTGTTGCTGGATGTCTGGGAAGTCTCGGCCTTTACCGGCGAGCCCCATGGTGCCGAAGGGCAGCCGTTGGAATGGGTCGCCCCGCGGGATTTGCCCAACTATGAGTTCCCTGCGGCCAATGCTCCAATCGTCGCAGCGGCGCGGTTACCGGCCGAGTACCTGATTACTCCGGGTGAGCTGGAAACCCCAACGCTGCTGCGCGGTATTCAGAAAGCCATTGCCGGTGGCATCAAGCTCATTCAGCTGCGTGCGCCCAACGGTTACGACCCGAAATACCGTGACCTGGCGGTGGATGCTGTTGGCCTGTGTGCCGGCAAGGCGCAATTGATGCTCAAAGGGCCGTTTGAATGGCTGGGGGATTTTCCGGCGGCGGGTTGGCACATGACCTCGGCGCAGCTGCATAAATACGCGAGCAAGGGCCGACCGTTGCCGAAGGATCGCTGGTTGGCGGCCTCGTGCCATAACGCTGAAGAACTGGCGCTGGCGCAAATGATGGATGTGGATTTCGTTACGCTGTCGCCGGTGCAACCGACCCAGACTCACCCTGATGCCCAGCCGTTGGGTTGGGAGCTGGCTGCACAGTTGATCCGTGGGTTCAGCAAGCCGGTGTTTCTGTTGGGCGGGGTTGGGCCTGCCGAGCGGGAGCAGGCTTGGGACGCTGGCGCTCAGGGTGTGGCGGGCATTCGGGCGTTCTGGCCTGAGGTTTAA
- the argJ gene encoding bifunctional glutamate N-acetyltransferase/amino-acid acetyltransferase ArgJ has protein sequence MAVGLGPLPTLHPVAGFELGIASAGIKRPGRKDVVVMRCAEGSTVAGVFTLNAFCAAPVILAKQRVAGPIRYLLTNTGNANAGTGEPGLVAAARTCAKLAQLTGVDASQVLPYSTGVIGEPLPVEKIEGALQAALDDLSVDNWAAAATGIMTTDTLPKGASRQFVHDGVTITVTGISKGAGMIRPNMATMLGYIATDAKVSRDVLQRLMLDGANKSFNRITIDGDTSTNDCCMLIATGQASLPEITSTEGPLFAALKQAVFEVCMDVAQAIVRDGEGATKFVTVEVNGGGNHQECLDVGYTVAHSPLIKTALFASDPNWGRILAAVGRAGVPDLDVSKIDVFLGDVCIASRGARAETYTEAQGSAVMQQEEITIRIELGRGECSETIWTTDLSHEYVKINAEYRT, from the coding sequence ATGGCTGTTGGTCTTGGTCCTTTGCCCACATTGCACCCGGTTGCCGGTTTTGAACTCGGTATCGCTTCGGCCGGCATCAAACGCCCGGGGCGCAAGGATGTGGTGGTGATGCGCTGTGCCGAAGGCTCGACGGTCGCGGGTGTGTTCACCCTCAATGCCTTCTGCGCCGCACCGGTTATCCTGGCCAAGCAACGCGTTGCCGGCCCGATCCGTTACCTGCTGACCAACACCGGCAATGCCAACGCCGGCACCGGCGAGCCTGGTCTGGTCGCCGCAGCCCGCACTTGCGCCAAGCTGGCCCAACTGACCGGCGTGGACGCCAGCCAAGTGCTGCCATACTCCACCGGCGTGATCGGCGAGCCGTTGCCTGTGGAAAAGATCGAAGGTGCATTGCAAGCGGCGCTGGACGACCTGTCTGTGGATAACTGGGCGGCTGCGGCCACCGGTATCATGACCACCGACACGCTGCCCAAGGGCGCGAGCCGTCAGTTCGTGCACGACGGTGTGACCATCACCGTGACCGGCATCAGCAAGGGCGCGGGCATGATCCGTCCGAACATGGCCACCATGCTCGGCTACATTGCCACCGACGCCAAAGTCTCTCGCGACGTGCTGCAGCGCCTGATGCTGGACGGCGCCAACAAGTCGTTCAACCGCATTACCATCGATGGCGACACCTCGACCAACGACTGCTGCATGCTGATCGCGACCGGCCAGGCCAGCCTGCCGGAAATCACCTCCACCGAGGGCCCGCTGTTCGCGGCGCTGAAACAGGCCGTGTTCGAAGTGTGCATGGACGTGGCCCAGGCCATCGTGCGCGACGGTGAAGGCGCGACCAAGTTCGTCACCGTTGAAGTCAACGGCGGCGGCAATCATCAGGAATGCCTGGACGTCGGCTATACCGTGGCGCATTCGCCGCTGATCAAGACCGCCTTGTTCGCCTCCGACCCGAACTGGGGCCGCATCCTCGCCGCCGTTGGGCGTGCCGGCGTGCCTGACCTGGACGTGAGCAAGATCGACGTGTTCCTCGGCGACGTGTGCATTGCCAGCCGTGGCGCGCGCGCCGAAACCTACACCGAAGCCCAAGGCTCGGCCGTGATGCAGCAGGAAGAAATCACCATCCGTATCGAGCTGGGTCGCGGTGAGTGCAGCGAAACCATCTGGACCACTGACCTGTCCCACGAGTACGTGAAGATCAATGCGGAATACCGCACCTGA